In Gemmatimonadaceae bacterium, a single genomic region encodes these proteins:
- a CDS encoding ATPase, T2SS/T4P/T4SS family: MPGIVQVQVNEKAGLTFATALRSIMRQDPDVVLIGEIRDRETAEIALQASLTGHLVLSTLHTNDAPSAVTRLIDIGVASYKIATAVKGVLAQRLVRRTCAACHGAGNRASDECAACGGTGFHGRLALVEVLIGTPEFERRVAAGDPTERIADAARADGMRSLWQSGESHVMAGRTTLDEVTRVATPDSSAKVLPGDLRQQTGMLPNLELRDDLDAVIARLSNWRNRPIRHVRFGS; this comes from the coding sequence CTGCCGGGCATCGTTCAGGTGCAAGTGAACGAGAAGGCGGGACTGACGTTCGCGACCGCGCTGCGCTCGATCATGCGACAGGATCCCGACGTGGTGCTGATCGGTGAGATTCGCGATCGCGAGACGGCCGAGATCGCGCTGCAAGCGTCGCTGACGGGGCACCTCGTGTTGTCGACGCTACACACCAACGACGCGCCGAGCGCGGTCACGCGCTTGATCGACATCGGCGTCGCGAGCTACAAGATCGCCACGGCGGTGAAAGGGGTGCTGGCACAACGGCTCGTGCGGCGAACGTGCGCGGCCTGTCACGGAGCCGGAAACCGGGCGAGCGACGAGTGCGCGGCGTGCGGCGGAACAGGCTTTCACGGACGCCTCGCGCTCGTCGAAGTCCTGATCGGCACGCCGGAGTTCGAGCGGCGCGTCGCGGCCGGAGATCCGACGGAGCGCATCGCCGACGCCGCGCGCGCCGACGGCATGCGGTCGCTCTGGCAGTCTGGAGAATCCCACGTGATGGCAGGCCGAACCACCCTCGACGAGGTGACACGCGTTGCGACTCCCGACAGCAGTGCCAAGGTGCTACCAGGAGACCTGCGCCAACAGACGGGGATGCTGCCGAACCTCGAGCTACGAGATGACCTAGACGCCGTGATCGCGCGACTATCGAATTGGCGAAATCGTCCTATTCGACACGTGCGATTCGGATCGTAA
- a CDS encoding chorismate-binding protein, with product MSLAEFVTRARSAAGAGDATRTRLVPVWRDVLLDTETPVAAFAKLRQGPFAFLLESAPAGGETWARYTFMGASPRAAWKLEEGVVRDWTPERGWHNERRPDDPLADLEALLRDADPIDVPEIGEFWSGAVGYFGYDVARVIERLPAPPARGLDVPDALFVFTDALVIFDNLRSQARVVAAARVAAGASDEELRATHDTALETIDATIARLRGPSALQPLALDPGAPAAEGSSVYDKEDFINDVERVRQYVIAGDAFQVQVARRIDVPFDFSSTDLYRALRVINPSPYMYHLVLDGVEIVGSSPELHIRVTTQGTVTLRPIAGTRRRGRSAEDDDRMMAELIADEKEQAEHLMLVDLGRNDIGRVAKYGSVCVSELMVVEKYSHVLHLVSQVDGELRDGLTAMDAFRASFPAGTLTGAPKVRAMEIIDEVEPQRRGPYGGAVGYISAGVKRMDLAITIRTCVIANGVASVQSAAGVVYDSIPEREFLEHQNKARALLTAIGQVRKSSRT from the coding sequence ATGAGTCTCGCCGAGTTCGTCACGCGCGCGCGGTCGGCGGCGGGAGCCGGCGACGCGACACGTACGCGCCTGGTTCCCGTGTGGCGCGACGTATTGCTCGATACCGAAACACCGGTCGCCGCGTTCGCCAAGCTGCGCCAGGGACCGTTCGCGTTTCTGCTCGAGTCGGCGCCCGCCGGCGGCGAGACGTGGGCGCGATACACCTTCATGGGCGCGTCACCGCGCGCCGCGTGGAAGCTCGAGGAAGGCGTGGTTCGCGATTGGACGCCCGAGCGTGGCTGGCACAACGAGCGCCGCCCGGACGATCCGCTCGCCGACCTCGAGGCGCTGCTGCGCGACGCCGATCCGATCGACGTGCCCGAGATTGGCGAATTCTGGAGCGGCGCCGTCGGCTACTTCGGCTACGACGTGGCGCGCGTCATCGAGCGGCTGCCCGCGCCGCCCGCGCGCGGACTCGACGTACCCGACGCGCTCTTCGTGTTCACGGACGCGCTCGTGATCTTCGACAACCTGCGCTCGCAGGCGCGCGTCGTGGCCGCCGCGCGGGTGGCTGCCGGCGCCTCGGACGAGGAATTGCGCGCCACCCACGACACGGCCCTCGAGACCATCGACGCCACGATCGCGCGGCTCCGCGGGCCCTCGGCCCTCCAGCCCCTCGCGCTCGATCCCGGCGCCCCAGCCGCGGAAGGCTCATCAGTATACGATAAAGAGGATTTTATCAATGACGTCGAGCGGGTGCGGCAGTACGTCATCGCCGGCGACGCGTTCCAGGTGCAGGTGGCGCGGCGGATCGACGTGCCGTTCGACTTCTCGTCGACCGATTTGTATCGCGCGCTGCGCGTGATCAACCCGTCGCCGTACATGTATCACCTCGTGCTCGACGGCGTCGAGATCGTGGGCAGCTCGCCCGAGCTGCACATCCGCGTGACCACGCAGGGCACCGTGACGCTGCGGCCGATCGCCGGCACACGCCGTCGCGGCCGCAGCGCCGAAGACGACGATCGCATGATGGCCGAGCTGATCGCCGACGAGAAGGAGCAAGCCGAGCACCTCATGCTCGTGGATTTGGGCCGCAACGACATCGGCCGCGTCGCGAAGTACGGCTCGGTGTGCGTGAGCGAGCTCATGGTGGTCGAGAAGTATTCGCACGTGCTCCATCTCGTGAGCCAGGTCGACGGCGAGCTGCGCGACGGGCTCACCGCCATGGACGCGTTTCGCGCCAGCTTCCCCGCCGGCACGCTCACGGGTGCGCCGAAGGTGCGCGCCATGGAAATCATCGACGAAGTCGAGCCGCAGCGTCGCGGACCCTACGGCGGCGCCGTTGGATACATCAGCGCCGGCGTGAAGCGCATGGACCTGGCGATCACCATTCGCACGTGCGTCATCGCCAACGGCGTCGCGTCGGTGCAGTCTGCCGCCGGCGTCGTCTACGACTCGATTCCGGAGCGCGAGTTCCTGGAGCACCAGAACAAGGCGCGCGCGCTGCTCACCGCGATCGGCCAGGTGCGAAAGTCATCCCGAACGTAG
- a CDS encoding GspE/PulE family protein: MASRAPIPLPKPSPADVIARRYNLPVADLSRATAHAVSLVPEKWARRFHVVPLSATERDLCVATADPLDVDCERTLGFATGRRVCLVVADAADIAGRIEELYRGMGVSQELEALSVTEVQHLAGELETAPPNPTDETGGSITALVDSLLAGGIAARASDIHIEPEEQGIAVRHRVDGVLALTRTLPRAVGPALVSRIKILSGLDIADRLRPQDGRARVAINGVAVDLRVSTLPASHGEKVVIRVLDGRSAVITLDGMGFHGDELQRIEQLLQLREGLILVTGPTGSGKTTTLYAALRRIKERGVNIVTVEDPIEFRLPGIVQVQVNEKAGLTFATALRSIMRQDPDVVLIGEIRDRETAEIAIQASLTGHLVLSTLHTNDAPSAVTRLIDIGVASYKIATAVKGVIAQRLVRRACHTCDGTGNAKGADCAVCGGTRLHGRLAIVEVLVGTPEFERSVAAGESTERIAGAARAGGMRSLWTSGVAHANGGRTTLDEVMRVTSPDDVPLPRPESEPKAARSLIDLDGAFDLRDDLDTLLVRRRSLRNSFRPTDED, encoded by the coding sequence ATGGCATCTCGCGCCCCCATCCCGCTTCCAAAACCCTCGCCCGCCGACGTGATCGCTCGGCGGTACAATCTTCCCGTCGCCGACCTGAGTCGCGCCACGGCCCATGCCGTGTCGCTCGTGCCCGAGAAGTGGGCGCGGCGGTTTCACGTCGTGCCGCTCAGCGCCACCGAGCGCGATCTGTGCGTCGCGACCGCCGATCCGCTCGACGTCGATTGCGAGCGCACGCTGGGTTTCGCCACGGGGCGCCGCGTGTGCCTTGTCGTCGCCGATGCCGCCGACATCGCTGGGCGGATCGAGGAGCTGTATCGCGGGATGGGCGTCTCGCAGGAGCTCGAAGCGCTATCGGTGACCGAGGTTCAGCATCTCGCTGGAGAACTCGAAACGGCGCCGCCGAATCCGACGGACGAAACCGGCGGCTCGATCACGGCGCTGGTCGACTCGCTGCTCGCGGGCGGGATCGCGGCGCGTGCGAGCGATATTCACATCGAGCCGGAAGAGCAGGGAATCGCGGTGCGGCATCGCGTCGACGGCGTGCTCGCACTCACGCGCACGTTGCCGCGCGCCGTCGGGCCGGCGCTCGTGTCGCGCATCAAGATTCTCTCGGGGCTCGATATCGCCGACCGCTTGCGGCCGCAGGACGGGCGAGCGCGTGTCGCGATCAACGGGGTGGCGGTCGACCTGCGCGTGTCGACGCTTCCGGCGTCGCACGGCGAGAAAGTCGTGATCCGCGTGCTCGACGGCCGCTCGGCCGTCATCACGCTCGACGGCATGGGCTTTCACGGCGATGAATTGCAACGCATCGAGCAGCTGCTGCAGTTGCGCGAAGGGTTGATTCTCGTCACCGGACCCACCGGGTCAGGAAAGACAACGACACTCTACGCGGCGCTTCGGCGCATCAAGGAGCGCGGCGTCAACATCGTCACGGTGGAAGACCCGATCGAATTTCGGTTACCTGGGATCGTTCAGGTGCAGGTGAACGAGAAGGCGGGGCTCACCTTCGCGACGGCGCTGCGCTCAATCATGCGCCAGGACCCCGACGTCGTCTTGATCGGGGAGATTCGTGACCGCGAGACGGCGGAGATCGCGATTCAGGCGTCGCTCACGGGGCATCTCGTCCTCTCGACGCTGCACACCAACGACGCGCCCAGCGCGGTGACGAGGCTCATCGACATCGGTGTGGCAAGCTACAAGATCGCGACCGCGGTGAAAGGCGTGATCGCGCAGCGGCTCGTGCGGCGCGCGTGCCATACGTGCGACGGCACTGGCAACGCCAAGGGCGCCGATTGCGCCGTGTGCGGCGGCACCAGGCTTCACGGACGCCTCGCGATCGTCGAGGTGCTGGTCGGCACGCCGGAGTTCGAGCGATCCGTGGCGGCAGGCGAGTCTACCGAGCGCATCGCGGGCGCCGCGCGCGCGGGCGGAATGCGCTCGCTCTGGACGTCCGGCGTGGCGCATGCGAACGGAGGCCGCACGACGCTTGACGAAGTCATGCGTGTGACATCGCCAGACGACGTACCGCTGCCCCGTCCCGAGTCTGAGCCCAAGGCGGCTCGGTCGCTCATCGATCTCGACGGCGCATTCGATTTGCGCGACGATCTGGACACGTTGCTCGTCCGGCGGCGAAGCCTGCGCAATAGCTTTCGGCCGACGGACGAGGATTGA